GTTGAGAAGGCTAGAGGCGAGTCCATTATCCACTGAGTTTGGAAGTTTGTAAACACCGAATATCTCGGTCACTATAAGGGTAAAAGATCACTCAGTGACATAGGGCAAGGTACTTGTGTGTATCATTTGCAACTAAGCAAAATTATTCTCACTTACTCCATCGTTTTTACTCCATGAGCTTTGGCTTGATTCCAAATTCTCTAGTTCTTCACAGAAACTTCAAATGTCACATCAGCATAAAGTTTGAGAAAATAGCCAATACAGCTCATTTGTGATGAAAAAGGAATCTCGAATTAAAGTCTCATCTTTCCTCTAAAGGCCAACTAGAAATGGTGCTGTCCTTTATGAAACAAAACGTTGATAATGTTGTATGTCAAGTTGCCTCATGCAGAATTTCAATCTTCATTTCCCTTATTTTCATACATAAAAAACCTAAACACACGGTAGTGAAATCATCTTTATGGTCTTTCAGCTTGTTTAGATGGGTGTTATTTTGTATCGTATTGTTACTTTAAATACAATATTATGTTTTGATTGTTACGTAAATTTTATTATATCGTCATGTTAAATTTGTTTTTAGGTAACGATTAAAAGTGTTATTTTATGTAAAGATCGATTTAGTGTCATCATGTCGTTACTCATTTTTTGCTTATATAATTTATCACCTATCCTACTTTTCTTATTAATAAATCTATTGTgtaccatgttttttttttcttgtaataTTGTAAGGTTTAAGTTGTTGGTACATGACATCATGAAACGAAGGGAAacaatacagtctatccaaatatTGTATTCATCCAAATAATTCAGTACAGTGCGGTAAAACTATGTGTAAGaatcataataaaaaaaataaaaaataaaaataaaaaaaaaacttgtccAGAAACGGTCATTTCAATTTTCAAGGAGCAAAGTGCATCAAGATACAAGCCAACAAGCCAATAATTAAGGGCCTTTAGTGAAATTTCCTCGAAAGAAGCAAACAAGCGATAAATTATCAGTGTTGAAGGGAAAGAAAGCTGTGTGGTGAGGAAATGGCAAAGTCAAGGTTGAAGAATGCTTTAATAATCCTTTTAGCGATAAGTATTGCGTGTTGGACAAAATTGTGCAAAGCAATCGAATCACCACAGTACAAAGTAGTGCATTCAGAATCAGATTTTGAAATCAGACATTACAGGGAATCAGTATGGATGACTGCACCCGTCAATGAAATCTCCTTTGAGAAAGCCACCAAAAATGGTTTTCACAGGTACCCTTTAATCATTAAatgggtattttttttttctggttacAATTACTGGGTTAGCTATTAGGATATCTATTCTTGGATTTTCAAAGGAGTTGATGGGGTTTTTTTGCAGCTTCTCTTTTGCTTCGAGCTTAATTTATTATGGGTGATTGACAGTTTTTCCCTTTTATTCTCTTGTATGATTCCCAATTTGATCTCTTTTTCTTAAGTAATTACCCTAATTTTTCTTATGGATTTGCTGTTATAATAAATAAGCTCCGTAGAAGTTTGTAAGTATCAATTGGAGAAACAACAATTTATGTGGGCTTTGCATGTACAAAACGGGAATACCTAATCAAGAACACGTTTTTCTGTCAATATCAAGTTTAGGTCTCTGGGTCCAGAGGTGGAGTTAGAATTTTTAGTTTATGGATTCTGAATCACAATTTGAATCACAATTCTTTATGCTTACTGGGTTCGGAATAGATTATGCTTACATATTAAATAATTTTGTAGAACAATTACAGGGTTTGAGCCAACTTTACTATGTCGAACCCATAATTACTACATTCAATACGCCCTTGGGTCTAGCACTCAAGGGCGTGACCTAATGATCAAAATGAAGTGGGTCAAAGACCATGAGGTCTTAGGTTCAAATCACAGCGAAGGCAAAAATACTATGGATTTCTTCCTATCTGTCGGAGGCTCCAGTCCTTGGTGGATAGAGTTGCTCGGAATCTGTATTGGTGGGAGGTAGGTATCTCATGGAATTAGTTTAGGGGTACACAAGCTGGTCTGGTCACCACGGTTGTCAAACAAAAAGAAAGTCAAGCTTAGGTATGATATGCTGAAAAATTTAGTATAAGAGGTACAGGAAAGATTTTTTCGTGGATTAAGCAACTTTATAGACTACTAAAGTCGTTTAATGTTGATTTGACTCTGAGCTTCTGTTCTAAACATCCTTATAAAAAAAGATTCTTTTCTAAACACACTGTCAAATATGTGCTACACTCTTCCCTCTGTTTCTTGAACCAATCGAGCTGCCACAGCTATTCAATCTTATATATAACAATAATGAAGTAGTAGCTTTGACAGTTGGAGATTTAGCAAGGGTCTGTCAAGTCATATAGTTTTATATGAGTCTGGGACTTGAATCATAGAGGTCTTTCGTGGCGACTCTAGATGGTTGGTCTTTATAAAACACTGTTTATCAGATGTATCACTCTGAACCAGTTGTTTTATGAACAAAAGCTGCTCCCGACTTACCATATATATAGCCATAGGCTTCTAGTAAATGCTAGCAGAGGTAGGTTTGTGGCTCTACTAATGGTGTATGAAGATTCGGAGATGTTCTTCTAGTAAACATAACTCAGTTTTGGTTGCATACGAACAATTACAGTTGAATAGACCAATGCACAAGAAACTTGCCAGGTCTTTGTCTTAACTCTTATATATAAATCAATCAGCTATGGCTCAGTCTCAATTGGTTCGGATCAGCCATATAAATATCATTTCTGTTCTATTTAAGGTAGTATGTGTCTAGGTAAATACGTCTCAACAAATGCAGCATTCAGAGGATCTAATCATAATTTCACTATTTTTATGTTGTCCAACGACCTACTGCGGCTACCCTACTTTATCTGAGTTTAGGACTGGCTCTGCTATAAGCGGAGTTCATGTGTAGATAAATTGAAAGCTTACATTTGAATTTCTTATGTGATCGGTCATTGTCGTACAGATTGTTCCAGTTCATCCAAGGTGCAAATTTGAACTCTTCTCGTATCTATATGACAAAGCCAGTTTTGACGAGCATAGTCCCAGGAGCGGGTCCTCTTCACTCATCAGCATACTTTGTTAGATTCTATTTGCCTGATAAGTTCCAAGCTGATCCACCTCTTCCACTTCCAGAGCTTAACGTTCAACCTGATCCATGGACTAGTCATTGCATTGCTGTAAGGAAGTTTTCTGGATTTGCAAGAGATAGCAACATTGTTAAAGAAGCTGAAAAACTGGCTCTGAGTTTGAGTAGATCTCCATGGGCAAATTCTACTGCTTCTACAAGTGAATATGCTTACTCTATAGCGCAGTATAATTCTCCCTTCCGGATCTTTGGACGTGTCAATGAAGTGTGGGTGGATGTCGCTGGATCTAGAGCAAGTGGTTGCAAATCCAATCTGGTTGCTGCATACTGATTTTGAGTGCGAAATTGAAGCTTCTTGGATCGTTGTTGTGTATCTCCCATTATAGATACTAGAGAGGCATGAGCGGTTGCTTCTTATGTACATATACTGAACTCATAAAACAGCATGGAGGACATATTATCATGCTCATGTACTGTAATTCCAAACTATGGCATAACCATGCGTGTTTCTTGTATGGCAGTTAACTTTACGGTGTTAATTGTTACTCCTGCTAATCTGTTTTCAAAATAGTAAACCAGAATATGTGGAATAAACTGGAAATCAATTAAATGAGAAAAACAGAAACTTTCATTAAATATCCAATCCCATAAAATTTATTGTGTCTCACAGTATCTGAGGTGTTGGTTTACTTCCTCCAGGATAGAACCAATATCCCTTTGGTTGGAGTAGCGGTACTTCAAATGCCAACAAATTCATCGAACTTGAAGACAAACTGAGGCATTGCCTCAGGCACGAATGAGTGAGATTTGAAAAGGTGCGATCTGAATTTTTGTGATGTCTGTTTGAGAAAAACGTTGTGCCTTTTAAAAAAGACCAAGTGTTTGTTCGGAAAAAATTGTGATAATATCATTAGAGATTAAATCCAACATGTTTCACCAAAATATTAAAAGTCATTCTTATAGTTTGAAAAAAGaatctcaatattcacctttattaaagagtctgtttggattggcttataagttgcttataagctgttttcagcttttttgagtgtttggctggccagcttaaagtcattttgtgcttaaaataagctcaaaaaaataattgagcccatttgacttaacttatgtAAAGcagttttcagcttataagctaaaaaaaaaaaattgaggtagttaaaaaataagttgaggtagttagactacctcaacttattttttttaacttataagctgtttgcagcttataggcacaagtccatccaaacaggctcaaaatCATGTGGATCTTAGTTTCCACAATTCAAATTTTACTGCTCGAATTCCATAAACCAGCATATTCCCGCTGTTTCCCCTCTCGGCCCGTGTTTTAGTTTGGAATAAAGAGAAGTTTTAAGGGGTGTGGGGCCTTACAGGTATGGGGCAATGACCGAAGAAGAGGAATAATAAGGTAGAAAGGGGGAATGAAACACGTGTCCGGTCGATTGGCTTAAGTTTTAGTAGGCGCTTGGCCATgaaaacaaaatatttttcactttatttggtatttttgaATTGGAGTTGAAaatagagttgtgtttggttatagtttttgtaaaaaatatttaattgtttaaatgtataaaaaatgaaaaaaaagtgaaaataaatttttttggtgttttttaaatttcaaatacaactaacttcaagttgtatttaaaaTTGTCATCGTTAATTTTCAAATAACGTTAATTTTAGACATTTTCCCTACAGTTAAATATAAAAGTGGCATAAAACATGAAATTAGTTACGGAATTCCGTCGCTAAATAGCTCCTAGctaattgaattttttttataatcTGTCACTAATCCGTAGCTAAATGAGATTAGTATAGATTTTTTGTTATTTACCTACAAATTTTTGTCACTCATTGGTTCCTTATTTTCTAATAGTGTAAACAATAATTGATAAGCCAGTTTGATAAAATGACGAACTGCATCAATGGTTAAACATTTCAATaactgaagttcatgaaattttaTAGAATAGTATTATTAGTTAAATGGTGAAAAATAGGTTTTAAAATCATAAAAGTATCCTATAACTCACTAACATTATGTTTTAGATGGTTGTTACGTATTGTTTCATATTGTATTGCGCATTGATGAAAATAATGCTCGAATGGATTGTATTATTTTTTGTCGCTTCATAATGCCATGCATCAATAATGTGAAGAATAAGTATACAATATTGCAAAGAATAAATAGAGTGCACGATAAAGTTTATATAGAAGGTTAGATAAAGATAAAATAAGATTATTAAATAATAAGGACAATATGAGATAAAACGAAAGGCAACGACGCAATCATACCAAATCGATCGTTGCATGATATGACAATTTTCATTGATACATAATAGTAACAAATTTGACGAGTATGGTATATAATAAAATTTAAAACaatcaaaataaatattatattttaaAGTGTCAATAACTTACAATACAATAACAACTATCCAGACAAactataaggggtcgtttggtaggatggATTGGGTGGGATCCAATCCCATCTACATGGGATAAGaggtgggataagttatcccacaTAGAGGGTGGGATTAGTTATCCCATCTTATCCCATCCAATCCCATCTACATGGAATAACTTATCTCTCCTGCCAAACGACCCTAAGTGTTTACCGCTAAATTTGTGACTCGGGAAAACAATTAAAGTTGGGTCAAAGACAAGTATATCGTAATCGATCAAATCATCTTCTTGTAGCTAAACCATAATATAAGTAAGAGCAAGGATCTAAATGACATAAAGTGAAGAACAAGAGTAAGAAGTGCATGGAATGTTCGTAGTAATATGTCTGAACTCAACAAGGGTGTTTGCTACAAGAGAATTGCTTTTCCTTCCTGGGGAAGCTATAGAGTCCGAagccaaaatgacatatttttgcagccattagcccaaaataggctgccttttttttttatacaacaatgggtatttcgttggataaccaacgaaatacccaacAACACTGTTCCTGTGCCTCACTGATaacttgcatttcgctacaagtgtagcgaaatgcaacaaattttttttttttttttttatatttcgtgaATTTGAAcgaaacagtttttttttttttttttgtatttcgtgaattaattcacgaaatataattgttttttttttttgcatttcgtgaattactgactttttttttttatttcgtgaataaaaaaacgaaatatgaaaaatataatttttttttatttcatctaaaaacgaaattggaaaatatatatgatttttttttatttcgttcatctaaaaacgaatttttttatatatatatataaatatttttttgcatttcgttggtagatcggataattttttttttttatttcgttgatataccaacgaaataggaaattataatttattttttttgtatttttgtatttcgtttatataaaaaaataagaaaataattttattttcatttcgtttatataaaaacgaaataggaatatatatattttatttcattcatataccaatgaaataggatgaatatatatatatattttttgtatttcatttatataaaaacgaaatagtaaaatattttttttttcgtttatataccaacgaaatgtttaacgaaatacaatatatatatatatatatatatatatatatatatatatatatatatatattcatcctatttcattggtatatgaatgaaataaaatatatatattcctatttcgtttttatataaacgaaatgaaaataaaattattttcctatttttttatataaacgaaatacaaaaatacaaaaaaaaaaaatcctatttcgttttctaatacacgaaatgcaaaaaaaaaaattataatttcttatttcgttggtatatcaacgaaataaaaaaaaaatattttatccgatctaccaacgaaatgcaaaaaaaaaattatatatatatatatattccaatttcgtttttagatgaacgaaataaaaaaaaaatcatatatattttccaatttcgtttttagatgaaataaaaaaaattatattttccatatttcgtttttttattcacgaaatacaaaaaaaaaaagtcagttatatttcatgaattaattcacgaaatgcaaaataaaaaaaaaattaaatcagtTTCGTTCAAATtcacgaaatataaaaaaaaaaaaaaattgttgcatttcgctacaatcAGTGAGGCACAGGAACAGTGTTgttgggtatttcgttggttatccaacgaaatacccattgtggtataaaaaaaaaggcagcctgttttgggctaatggctgcaaaaatatgtcattttggctccggactcggaAGCTATACTTATGGGACGAGAGCTAAGACTTTTGGGAAAACATTACTGAGTatccctaaaatataaaatagggCAATTTACATAAATGACTATATTTTGAGGATTTTTTTAGGCATAGCTATACtttagctaattacatttcgtagctacggTATATAGTATTCAAAATTCGGCTAAGTTAGATTTCGCTGTATTCAAGTCAGATGTATTCAActaagttgtattcaagtcaAATGTATTAAACTCAACTGTAT
The nucleotide sequence above comes from Lycium barbarum isolate Lr01 chromosome 3, ASM1917538v2, whole genome shotgun sequence. Encoded proteins:
- the LOC132632628 gene encoding uncharacterized protein LOC132632628, with the translated sequence MAKSRLKNALIILLAISIACWTKLCKAIESPQYKVVHSESDFEIRHYRESVWMTAPVNEISFEKATKNGFHRLFQFIQGANLNSSRIYMTKPVLTSIVPGAGPLHSSAYFVRFYLPDKFQADPPLPLPELNVQPDPWTSHCIAVRKFSGFARDSNIVKEAEKLALSLSRSPWANSTASTSEYAYSIAQYNSPFRIFGRVNEVWVDVAGSRASGCKSNLVAAY